The following proteins come from a genomic window of Gottfriedia acidiceleris:
- a CDS encoding YcxB family protein: MKLNYEINLDDYIEFNLHHLKHSKTVQKSLINQRIAVSLIYLVLPFLISFLFKQPLLGYLLAFSLAAILWFIYFPKYFYRSSKNKMIKHLTEKNDQSLFGEHSLKVDENGIKEITQSSVHEIKWDDIVEIKGTKNYFYIYFSSMQAIVIPLEAIKDDIEKLLQFYRKYNIQVLYC; the protein is encoded by the coding sequence ATGAAGCTTAATTATGAAATTAATTTGGATGATTATATTGAATTTAATTTACATCACCTAAAACATTCAAAAACTGTTCAAAAGTCATTAATTAATCAACGAATTGCTGTGAGTTTAATTTATTTAGTATTACCATTTTTAATTTCTTTTCTATTCAAACAACCACTTCTCGGTTATTTACTTGCCTTTTCGTTAGCAGCCATTCTTTGGTTCATTTATTTTCCAAAGTATTTCTACCGTTCATCAAAAAACAAAATGATTAAGCATTTAACTGAAAAGAACGATCAATCACTATTCGGAGAACATTCTCTAAAGGTAGATGAGAATGGGATCAAAGAAATTACACAATCAAGTGTTCATGAAATAAAATGGGATGATATAGTTGAAATAAAGGGAACGAAGAATTACTTTTATATTTACTTTTCAAGTATGCAAGCCATTGTAATACCACTAGAAGCAATAAAAGATGATATTGAGAAATTATTACAATTTTACAGGAAATATAATATTCAAGTTTTATATTGCTAG
- a CDS encoding ABC transporter ATP-binding protein encodes MAQNTINRDEDQLNRSKTELILRLGTYLKPYKLKTFTVICLMLFVMVIGILNPYLLKVAIDTNIKNHDVKGLIMIGAVLLALNFLAMIASKIRWTMISSVTNNILVNIRHELYTHIQKLSFTFFDNRPVGKILARVMGDISALQNLFNQSIQTLIPELLSLVCVTVVMFILNVKLAIASVSILPFLAVAMFYIETRARKRWDDYRKKRSNLIAFIHEDFSGIKVVQSFAKEKDKEKDFKEKVSELMGSFMRAVKMNDFFWPLVELSWGVGTVIVFYVGYKLVTSQDIEVGTLIAFSMYIGMFWRPIMNLSNFYNTLISNFSAADRIFDIMDIDPEIISEENAPPIGRINGEVQFRNVTFGYDENSTVLKNVNFTINPGEKIALVGATGAGKTTIVSLLSRFYDPLKGEILVDGNDIKKVDLESFRSQMGIMLQDTFLFSTSIMENIRYGKLNATDDEVIAAAKAVHAHDFIIKMENGYDTDVNERGSRLSLGQRQLISFARALLADPRILILDEATSNIDTHTEKLVQNGIEKLLEGRTSFVIAHRLSTIRDCDKIMVIGNGNVEESGTHEELLALKGHYYKLYMAQYSFINDGA; translated from the coding sequence ATGGCACAAAATACGATCAATCGTGATGAAGACCAACTAAATCGGAGTAAAACCGAGCTTATTCTTAGGCTCGGGACATATTTAAAACCATATAAATTAAAAACATTTACTGTTATTTGTTTAATGTTATTTGTAATGGTAATTGGGATATTAAACCCATATTTACTAAAGGTAGCAATTGATACAAATATTAAAAATCACGATGTAAAAGGGCTCATAATGATTGGAGCTGTACTATTAGCACTAAATTTCTTAGCGATGATTGCCTCAAAAATACGTTGGACGATGATTAGCTCCGTTACGAATAATATTTTAGTAAATATTCGTCATGAGCTTTACACACATATTCAAAAACTATCATTTACGTTTTTTGATAATCGACCAGTAGGAAAAATTTTGGCTCGTGTAATGGGGGATATTAGTGCTCTCCAAAATTTATTCAACCAAAGTATTCAGACATTAATTCCGGAATTACTAAGCTTAGTTTGTGTTACTGTCGTAATGTTTATTTTAAATGTAAAACTTGCAATCGCATCAGTATCAATTCTTCCATTTTTAGCAGTTGCGATGTTTTATATTGAAACACGTGCACGTAAAAGATGGGATGATTATAGAAAGAAACGTTCAAATCTAATTGCGTTTATACATGAAGATTTTTCAGGAATAAAAGTGGTTCAATCCTTTGCGAAAGAAAAAGATAAAGAAAAAGACTTCAAAGAAAAGGTTTCTGAATTAATGGGCTCATTTATGAGAGCAGTAAAAATGAATGACTTCTTCTGGCCATTAGTTGAGCTTTCATGGGGTGTTGGAACTGTAATTGTATTTTATGTTGGATATAAGCTTGTAACTAGTCAAGATATTGAAGTCGGAACATTAATCGCATTTTCAATGTATATTGGTATGTTCTGGCGTCCAATTATGAACTTATCTAACTTTTATAATACATTAATATCAAACTTCTCCGCAGCGGATCGGATTTTTGACATAATGGATATTGATCCAGAAATTATTAGTGAAGAAAATGCACCGCCAATTGGACGAATTAATGGTGAAGTTCAGTTTAGAAACGTGACTTTTGGTTATGATGAAAACTCTACCGTATTAAAAAATGTGAATTTCACAATAAATCCCGGTGAAAAAATTGCATTGGTAGGTGCAACAGGAGCAGGGAAAACGACGATTGTTTCACTGTTAAGCCGATTCTATGATCCTTTAAAAGGTGAAATCCTAGTAGATGGAAACGATATTAAAAAAGTAGATTTAGAATCTTTTAGAAGTCAAATGGGAATTATGCTACAAGATACATTCCTATTCTCAACATCGATTATGGAAAATATTCGATACGGTAAATTAAATGCTACAGATGATGAAGTAATTGCTGCAGCTAAAGCAGTCCATGCTCATGACTTTATTATTAAAATGGAGAATGGGTATGATACGGATGTAAACGAGAGGGGCTCAAGACTTTCATTAGGTCAGAGACAATTAATCTCTTTTGCTCGTGCTCTACTAGCTGATCCTAGAATTTTGATATTAGATGAAGCTACTTCAAATATCGATACACATACAGAGAAGCTTGTCCAAAATGGAATTGAAAAGCTATTAGAAGGTCGTACTTCGTTTGTCATTGCCCACCGATTATCAACAATTCGTGACTGCGACAAGATTATGGTAATCGGAAATGGAAATGTCGAGGAAAGCGGTACACATGAAGAGTTATTAGCATTAAAAGGACATTATTATAAGTTGTACATGGCGCAATATAGTTTCATTAATGATGGAGCATAA